In Rhinolophus ferrumequinum isolate MPI-CBG mRhiFer1 chromosome 3, mRhiFer1_v1.p, whole genome shotgun sequence, the DNA window ATTTTGTGTTCACTTCGCAGGTATTAGGGTCAATTGCCAGCTTCTCAAACTTGTAATAAGTTttattcttcctctccttcccctctagCACCTGAGTATAATCAGAAATAGCTCTTGTGGTTGGCTCCCTGACAATGATCAACAACTTGATGGATGAGTTCATTTTGTAAATCCTTTCCGGAACCTCCTCTGTGATAAAATATGCTGGGCTCTTTTCAATTGTGATTTGCTGAGGGTAGGAAAAAGGCATCTTTTTCCGATACCACTCAATCCCCTTGGCATAATTCTCATCATTGTCAAAAAAGTGGATTTCTTGAGAGGCTTTGACCACTGCCGGATGGAGATTCAGCATCTCAAGCAGGGCCCTCGTACCTCCTTTCCTCACCCCAATGATAATGGCCTTGGGGAGCTGTTGGACCAGGTCATGAAGGCGAACCTGCTCCTTGGAAGCATTGCCCTTCCGGAACTCGTGCAGCAGGCCACGCTTAAACTGCAGGGCACGGAGAGGGAATTCAGCCTGCCCACGGGCTCCGAATCGGCCTTCAATGGGGCAAATGGGTTGTAGCCTGCAAGTAACAGAGAGACGCTTTAAGAAGCTCATTACAACTGACTTCTCATTTTTCCTGATTCTCTACTCAGAGTAAGACTAAATGCATAAATAAGACCACTGTTTCCCAGCCTGATGCAATCCATAATGAACATATGtttgagaaatttattttaagcaaCACTGTATTAAATGGAGCACATATAATTGATGggatttttttattagtgttccttaaaatttttattcaccAGGCACTTAATTGACTACGGCGTGTACTTATGTTCACAGTACAGGACAGACAAGTGACACCAGTCATACTAATAGCCTTTTAATAGCTCACCAGTTAATATCATTTAGAAAACGTGAAACGTGGAAGATTATAATCTTTAGCTGGGAGACTGAGGCCAGCCTTTTGGGTTTcgaatggtattatttttttttgcagttcAGCAGCACTCATATAATATGAAAGGAGGTCCCAGTCTCTGCCCTTGGGTATTTGCATCACCAACCTAAGAAATCCCAAAATTGGCACTTGCtaagcttttcattttataagaatTTCTGCTGTTGGCCTTAGGGACAGCTAGATGAGTACTATATTTCTtctgcctctctttttctttctatctaaAGAGGTCGCGGTCATGTTTTTACTTGGCTGAATGTAGGAACAAACCCAATGCCATCAGCAAGTGCTGTATATCACCTGCCACACTTGGGACCAGAAATCAACAAGACCTTGACAGGGCCAGAAACCTCAGGTCCTCATTGCCAAGTCCGTTTAAATCAGTGATCAAGCTCAAGAACGAAGGGACGCAATAGATGGAGCCAGAAAGGAGGATTTCCACTTCAACATTGCCTTAAATAATGCATTTCTCAGAGAGAAAGGTGTAGTGACAATCACAATGTTATTCGCCTAGAGTGACTATTTAATTTCTCATGGCCAACATATATGGTAAATAAATTGAGTATTCCTTTTGTGTGAAGTCTGGAATTGAACTcaaattcattataatttttctaagttTATCTGATAAGACATTTTAGCCATCTTGGTAAAGGGTGTAATATTAGTAAAATGGCTGTTAAACTAATTCCTTCCACTGAAGCTTCCAGTTATCCTAATAATTTGGAGTCTATGTCTCCCTTGCTATGGCAATGAGGCTCTCTCTTGCTTTTCCCAAGAGACTCTATTGTACCTTTCTTATCTTTTGTAATGTTTATAAttaaagggagaagaggaaaaccTCAGGTCATACCAATGTATTCTGCAGAACTGAGGAGAAAGGGTTTGGCCTGTGCTCTGTTTTAAACAGCTATCTATCCTAATGCTTAAGGaacaatataaacatattttactttttttgtgggGCTTgtcttttgtgattttaaaaacaattcatgttcactgtagaaaacatgaaaatagggAATACTATAAAAAAACAGGGTATACCACAGTTACTATTTTAgagaaacatgattttttaaaaaaataaatttgttaacaGGATTCATGCTAGAGCTGtaaatggaagatataaaagtaGCAACACATACATAGTCAAAGATGTTTTTAATTGTGACATTGATTGAGATATCATAAATTCATTGAGAGCTCTCCTTGGGTTGGTTCTGTTTGAAAATTAAGCGCTAATTCCCTAAGCTTTCCATTGAATGTAATGGATGGACTTCTTTCCTATGCAAGTACAATGATGTTAGTGTCAACCTTGagagaattgagaaaatagtCCATCAACTCCTTTCCTGTAGGACTTGATTCTCTCGAGGAACCCTGGCTGAGAGAGGCAGCAACAGACAAGTCTCTGCCCTTTTGAGCTAGAAAGGAATTTCCCTACCTCTAGGAAGGGccactttccttctttcttcctctttctgccttCTACCTTAGGACCTCATATCCTGCAGAACAATTGCTTGTGGGACTCCTTAACTCAAGATAGGAGAAAATATCATCTTACTCCCACTTCCTGAAGAGTAGATTCTGTGCATGGACCTCAGACCAAAACACATGGACTCTTAGGATTGAAGAGGACAGTAGAAGTAACTGAGCTCAGCCTCCTACCCAGAGAGTAGGGTCTTCAGATACTAAATAGGCCAAAATAGGAATGTGTCAATTTCGACATAATCTGCTCAAACTCTCAACTGACAACTTTTGAGAAAGCCTACCAAGCAATCCAATTCCTTCTAAAAGTTATCCCATGAGAGACTATAGatcaggttaaaaataaaaagaatcatcaACTAAATAACTAATGCATTAATGATTATTAGATCAATAActcaataaaaagcaaatataataattGGAAGCTAACTAAAGACATTGCGGAGAACTTGATAGGAAAGTATTTTTTGTGGACACAGGGCAATGATACCACCTCAAGGCTTTTCACGAATCACTGAGCACTACGTTTTGGGAACTGCTTGAGTCCTTGATAAGCTCTGGATTATACCATTTCCCATTGTTAGCAACTAGTGAGGAGAAAGTTTACTCAGgacttttaaattgaaaaacatcCAAAAGGGTTCACTTTATTTGTCAAAATTGACACTCGCTGAGGGAAAATAAAGACCACTgctaaattatttgttaaatatccCAGGTGTAAGATCTAtagattagaaaaggaaaactgtaaggaagatattttcattttaaagtgtggTTTCATTTTCATGGAAGATTAAGAATTGAATGTCTGGAGAACATACTTTATAGTCTTTCCAGTGCAACagttaattttaaaaggcaaacaaGGAAGCTTCATGTTTCAGAAATTCACTTATCTATCCTTAACAATCATACCGGATGTGGGACAGCACAGAGGTGTTCAATGTGAAGCCAGATGACATCGCTGGGACTTGTGCAGGTCTAGCACCTCTCTACTGTTTGCTTATTTAGAGCCAACCCCTAGCTTTGTAAATTTCCTCTCCATGGATTTTCCGTTGCTTTCGGGGCAATTACTCTGAACAGCAGCCTCCTGGTCTGGTACATTCAGATCCTGGAAACCAGAGCTAATGAGCACAGTTAAAGCTCCCCAAGCCTGCAGCCATCTTTCCAGGACAGTGTATTCCAAACTTGAGCTCCTCTACAGGCTCGAACATAATTTTAACTTTCCTGGTAGCACATTAATTGTTCACtcataaatttcaaaatgaagataCATAAATACCTCATTGCTATTTTGCTAGAGGTCAACAACCAGATGCACACAGTAAGCtctataaaatgatatttttactgTACACGGCTTTATCCCTTCTCTGAAAACATGTCAATGCACACAGACTAAAAATGGATCTTGACGACAACCTTGGTTTGAGCAACTTGgatctctttcttttaaagattcaATAAATCAAAATCAATACTGCAGAAAAGCATGCTTCTTGGGAATTttgaaggaggaaaacaaaggaataGACTTAAAATTATGTCCTAAGGCAGTATCAGTCAAGAGACACTTAAATTCACATGggcataaatatgtatttaatcaCCTACCTATCCAAGCTCCCAACTCTGGCGACTAGATACAGGAGACTCCCAACGGCAAGGCTTCCCAGCACCAGGAGCTTCTGTCTCAGCCACGCCTGCTGTTTGAATAGCATGGCCCTCCATCAACCTTCAGGACTTCTGCAGCCTGAGAGATGGGGATAGAAAGGGACTCATCAGCAGTCGTCTCATATAGGCTCTGTCGATGGTCACATAGCCAAGCAGGGGTGGGAATACAGGTGATTAAGTGATGCCGCATGAAGAACAGCCCTCGTACCAACCTTGACAATGGTCATGGTGTAACGGATATTTagcaaaactttctttttcctggCCCATGTTATAAGATCAAATACTAAACCAGGGAGAagatattaccgtgtttccctgaaaataagacctgctggacaatcaactctaatgcatcttttggagcaaaaattaatatgagacccagtattatattatattatattatattatattatattatattatattatattatgcagacccggtctcatagtaaaatacaacccagtcttatataagacctggtcttatagtaaaatgagaccaggtcttatattaatttttgctccaaaagacacattagagctgatggtccagctaagtcttatttttggggaaccacgGTAACTACGTAGACAGAACCTGCTAGGCAATggtcaaatgaaattaaaatgcatatattctGTAGGTATgggtgtgcatatatgtatatatctattgttgttgttaattgctcaaaaaatactgataaaatgAGCAACGTGAGGTTTATCAGCAGGGTGACTAGTAAACTGAAGGCTCTGCTTCAGAATAACAGGACGGATGTAGAAATTAAAATCCCAGTTTAATTTCAGTTGAGTTATCCTTTGGGGCACAATAATGACATAGTTTGCTtacatgtttctgttttgttttgttttgttttagatgtgAATGGAGGAAGGGGGTAAGATCAAAAGCTATTTCTTTACTTCCTGAGTTTATCAATGGGTGATTTACCAGGACCTCCTGTGTGAAGACAGTAACTCTGAGTCACCTGATGTTTCTCTTGAAATTCTCCGTCCCTTTCTGAATTGGACTGACTGATTCTGAAAACATGCTCAGACTAGATGCGCCTGCTATGTGACCCCTTCTGGCTCTCAatgaatttaaacatatttggtGATATGGGTCTTGCTCTTTCATCACGACAGAAGCTTACCTACAAACTTTGTATAATACTCATAACTGAAATAAGGCCAGCTGCGGAGTGTAAGTCCTACTAGTGCTATTAttaaattttggagaaaaatgcaAGCTTCCAATCCAgcctttcttattaaaaataaatccaaacccCCTTTCAAGATAAGATAATTTGCTTCTTATTGAAACTCAAAATAGAAACCCGAGAAAAGGGACTACAGCAATGGGTAATGGTTAGAAATTGTTTTGCTGTAATTATGTCTCTATATTTGCTATGTAAAGATTTTCTCCATGCGAAAGGGATATACTAGGATTGGCTGATCTATTCATTTTCCTCAAAAGATTACTGAGCATGAATAGTGTTTCTGGCTATTCTACTAGGTTTATGGGGGACTCCAAAAAAGATCCTGAAGGAGTTTTAGCATTTGTAAAACTAATGATGTGATTAGGGAATCGTGAAACATCCAAAGAAAGCAACCTAATTTATGATAATGTGTGACTAAAtgttggggaaagaaaataaaggaaatggtcAGGGATGTGAGCTCCATtggagttcctttttttttttttttttggtggaatgtAGTATATGGTGCATGATTTAGTGAGGAGGTTGTAGGAGGGTATCCCAAAGGAGAGAGATAACAGCAGCATTCATCCAACACacagccaacaaatatttatatgccTATGTACTTGATTCTGTACTGGGTACTGTGGGATAGCAGCCACCATGGGAGTCTGTAGACTAGTGCAGAAAACACAGTAAACCAGTAGACAGAATTTACGCATACTTACAAGCTGTAATAGCAATGCAAATTACAGGATGCAGTGAGAAAGAATAACAGGAGGAACCTATTTCAGTCCTTCCTGAAGAAGTGACACTTGGGCTGACATCTGGAACATGAGCAAAGTGGGCAGGCGTAGGGTAAAGTGGGTTTCAGGTAGAGAAATCAGCGTTCACAAAAGTACTGAGAAGGGAAAATGCTTGGCTACTTTGAGAAGTCAGAAGAGGTTGGAGTGGCTGGACACAGCGAttgagggggagagaaagagctaAGAGCAAAAGTAAAAAGGAGGCAGTAAGGCTCTTTGCAGGGTCTGGGGGAGGTGTGGTTGACTTGGCATGGCTTGTCTTGTGTGTAGGTgtaatggggaagaaaaaggggagaaaatgaggTGTATTGAAGCCTACTATGTGGCAAGGACATTGTCCAGGCGGTATTTCAGGAAATTCTCAGAAAAACCCTATGAATCAGATATAGTCATCCATTTTAAGGACAGGTAAAGTGAAGCTCAGATAATAATGTTCTCTACCTTGCCTGTGATCACACAACTGGCAGGTAATGTGACAGCAAAGGCATGACTTATGTAGGGTGATTCAGGGCTTTGCTGGGAGTCACTTTCCTACCTCCAAGTTGATGTCCAAAGTCCTGAATGAGAGGCACATGCCTTTAGCACACGGCTCTCATCCCTGCTGAAACGCACACTGTAGCAAGATGCAGAACAGCATGGCAGAAGGAAAAGTGGGCCCCAGTCCGCTAGTCAAATTCTCCACTTAgtagctctgtgatcttgaggTGGCTACTTCGATTCTCTGGCCCTTTCGTTCcctacctataaaatggggatactcTTTGACCTCCCCATCCACAGGGCTGTATGTAGTGAGAATGAACAAAGGTTTCTACAAGTGACATTACTATACAAAAGTTTATTAATAATGCAGACTAACATACGGGATGTGTCATCTGTAAGTGTGAATGAATTTAATGTATATTCACGAAAAGTATCAGAGAATGAAAGCTATCACGTGGTGGAAGAGGGCCAGCTACAAATGGGAGAAGTgggaaaaataaaggtaaaatgtgCTTGCCCCACGGCCTGTATGAGGGTCACCAGCCTCGTACAGAGGAGCAACttggagggaggctgggaagttatCTGGCCTCCTTGGCTATTCAAACGCAACACCCACACTCTTCTGCTCAGAATTATACTACACAATGCTTGTCCACTTTCACCGGCTCATCGATCCATCTGCCTTTAGCTACAGTTCACCCTGTAAGGTCTGGGCTGTGACCCAGTTCCTGGGGAAGTCCTCTCCAGCTGATGCCCCAGTCCACCGTCATCTCCCTTCACGGAATTCTTGTTCTTGCAGGTAGGACCAGACAGGCATTCCATTGTTCATAAGTGTTAGATTTGTGGTAGCTGCTGTCTCATTCTCTGTGTATCTCTACCGCTCCTAGCAATGGGCTAAATCTATGAATTGACTTAGAAGGACGAGAAAGCTAACTGAAAGGCAGTGAGCCCAGACTCTGCCTGCTTTGCTCTGTAAGCTGGTGGTTCTCCATGGTGAACTTGCAGAGCCTTTAGAAAACACATACCTGATACCAACCTCAGAAATTCCAATTCAATGGGTCTGTATTAATTGCACGTCTGTATTTTTACAGTGGAGTGAATGatacacaaaacttaaaataattttttaccgtctttttctttttcagttaccaCAGTCAGTACACTTGCTCCTTAATTTCTTCTTGCCTTGTCCTGTCAAGGCACTTAGTGCCTCCCTTAATTCTTAATGTTTGGGTATGTCTCCCTGTTCATTTCCTATGGCTCATAGAGTCTGATTAATTTTCCTAACACAAGTTACTTTGTCCCTCATCTGCTTTTGGTTGTTCACTGGATCAAGTCCAATCTCTTCCTCTTGAAGGCCCAGGCCCTTCCTTCTGAGATCCCTTCTGAGTTTTAGTGGTTAGTTTCATTCCGTCTTATTACTCGTGAACATCGGTGTCTGTACCATTCAGGCTGGCCTCTTTACTGCTCTTCATACCCTTCTACTCTCATCTCTATGCTTTAGTCAGCTCTCTCACTGGCCTTCCATCTTTTCTATGTCTCTTTCTTAGAGACTCCAGATCCTATTAATATCTTCCTGGGGAGGGTGATCCTGATGGATGTggaattttggggaaaaaactcTGACCACTTCCATTGGTGGGTAGTAAATGGCTGGGTACATTGTGTAGATAATTACAGGACCAAAGGGTAGTAGCTGGGCTTAGAGCTAATACTTGGGAGACATTTGCATGTAGTGGGTGAGTGAAACTATAAAGTGACCTCATGGCTGAACTCTGATCCAGGGCggcaggcaggaaaaagaaagaggaaaaaaatcactggagaTGTGAAGGCTGCTAAGGAAGTAGTTTAAGATATAGGGGAATATCACAACAAAGCTAGCAAGCCTTCTACTGCAATGCATATGTCACCTGGTAAACCTTGTATTTATTAAACCTGACCGAATatgaagtcattattttttctactGCCACTGAGGATCTTTCATTCTCAAAGGCTCCAATACTCCACCTATAGACTCTCCCTTTAAGAAAAGCCCAGTTATTACCATCGAGGTTTTACTCTGTAGAATACACTGCTACTGCCAGTTTGGCCTCTTTATGTCTCAGATGCTTTAAATACACCCACGGGGCCTCTCTCTTTTGGAGGCCTCGTTTCTCCAGCCTTTCGTGTGCAGGACTGGCTTAACTCCTCACATTGCCCCATCTACTTATGTCAGGTCCATTACACCCTCCAAAGCATCCTCATGTCCGCTATGCCGCTCAGGGCAACTACAATTTTTATATGAGATCTCAGCTAAGATGACTGAGTTGTCCATGGTGAAGTGCAAAGACTGGATTGGGAGTCAGAGACCCCGAGTCacattttggtttaatttttgtaattgaaaatttctgaattttggtattctcatctgtaaaacaatgataatgtctatctcacagggttgttatgacATGAGCCTTAAGTCAGACTCTGGGATAGAACTTTATGAACATTTgggcacttttaaaaatattaagctaaattaatattttcaggaGGCTGATAAATTTGTTCTTACaattcattttaaagaggaaaacaataaaataattgtagTTTTCATTAATCGTATAATTGgattatgaaaaatataagtcCATTTTCAATACAAATAACTTTTAATGGAAACTCCTATTAAACATTAGAATGCAAGATGGCacaattatcaaaaacaaaaacaagaagttAACACTTATCTTGTTAAGCTGCAATCCTTGGAATTTTTGAGAAATGAGGAAGACATACCAGTAGTTTCTAATGAGCTTCTCTAGGACACAGGAAATGAAATCTTATTCTGTTTTGTAATCAGTCTCAGATTACGTGCTAGGAGACAATATCTTAGCAGCCCCTGAATAAACCTTGCTCAGGAAAAACCAAAGATACTCAGTTAATTTAATATTCAAGATGCCTCTTTGGTTTTCTACAACATCGTGAAGTACTCGAGTGTCTACTAGGATGAAGTCTTAAAAACTGGGAATTGTTGCCTTCGGTCCAGGAATATAAGCTAAGGAAAAGCCACACCATCCAATCCTTGTGGACACTACTGTAAAACCAGGAGGGTTAATTCTTAAACACGGGAAGGTTAACTATTCCTCTAACACCAAAGTGCCTTCCCTTTAGCTCTGCCAGctttaatgcatattttaataatctttctTTAGAGAAATCATACTGGTAGTAGGCTATTTATATAaagtgaaagttttaaaaaagtatattatttctttttattaaaaaaaaaggttacagaCCTACAATGACATTTAAGCCCTCCTTCAGCTCCAGTTTTTAATCTCtaagtgattttcattttgtgttccAAGAACAGCATAATTATAGTTTTTCCAGATTACTAAAGCTTTAATAGACACGGTAACTTAGCTGAACAAAGCAGAGTGTCTAAATAACAGAGTATGTTGCCAGAAGCGACAAATTGTAAAGACATCTGGCTGTTTCTCCAAAGCAGCActaagcaaagaagaaaatgattccCAAGCTGAAACAGGAAATAAGggaattcaaaaataataataataaagacacatTCGAATGCTGCTCAAAGATTTGTCGACATGGTTACCGCAAGCCCCTGGTACCagtaaaaacaataatagaaaCAATAGCAGCAAAGTTCATTAAAAATGACTGAACTTTTATAGCAGAATTATTGCAAGGAAATAATAACTGTCTTTTGAGTATTAGCTCATTTATCTGAGCAACAGCCTTATGAGGTGGACAGGAACtatgtttattgagcactagGCTCTCTGTTACTTTCTtccacatttattatctcatgtaatACAACAGACCTGTGAAatattatccattttatttttaatgatggaAACAAGAGCCGAGAGATGAGCAGATTATTTACCCAAGGGCATGTTTTTGGGAAATGCAGAAGGATGATTTAAATTCAGAATTATCTGACCCCAAAGAACATGGCCCCTTGATTGCAATGCCACTCATAGAGCTTTGGATGCTCACCTGGGAGActcttaataaatacttgtttattgaTTGATGAGAGCAGACAAAACCACTTAACTCCAGCCAAATTACCTGCCATTGAACTTGGAAGTAGGGGATGAGGAGgtgaaaaaaagagtaaaagaggaaaaatgtttcCATGGAGGGGCAGGTAAAAGGGGCCATTGGGTTGTTTGAACctgataaaaggaaggaaaaatattaataagtaatggtaataataacaataataataacaataatgaacagTAATGTTTTTACAGAAagataatgtttttataatttacaaagtggtTTTTCACAGTCACCAggccatttataattaaaatcagCCAGAATAGTAGGAACCCCACTTGTTCTCCTGATAAttcaagaacttttttttttttgatagcttTTATAGTAGGTGATCAAAGTAACACTGGTTTTGAATGCCACTTGATTCAGATCTCCATAAGATCTTGGCTAAATCCATCAATCACCTCTCATTGTAACCCCATCATACTTCCTCCCGCTCTTCCCCTCCTTGTCTCCACAAATGGCTCTCCTTCTGCCCACTGCATCACACAACCCAAAAATCTTGGAGTCCTTCATCCTTGGTTCTATTCCTTCCCTAACATCCAATCAGCCAGTGAAATGCTATCTCCAAAATACTATTAGAATCCATCCACCTACTTGTCTGCACTGTCATTTGTGACTGCCTTGGTTCACGTCACACTTTAAGAATGTCATGGGCCCCTAACTGGTCTCCCCACTATCAGTTTTGTCGCTGCCTCAATTTATTCTCTATGCTGATGCCAGAGTGCTCTTTCCAAATGGAAATTTGATCATGTCGCCTTCAGGCTTAATATACTTTAATGGGTCCCTATCATCAttcacatgtttttaaaagaccCTTTACTCCTTTCCAAAGCAGCTTCACACAACCCCCAATGGCTATATGCACAAATTTCAGCACACAAGACAGCTTGTGGTTCTTTTGAATAGGCCACAGTCAGTTTTGCTTCAGGGCCAGAAGCATAACATTTCCATAGCCTGAAAAAAAATATCTCTGTGCCTGATTGATCAGGTCTGGGACACCAATAAAGGTATCCCAATAGGATACTAATAGCCTTTCCCATAGCGCTGCTGTTAGGAGTAAATGAGCATGTCAAGTAATTAGAACAGTGCTTACCTCATagtaatattcaataaatgttagccacgTCTAGTaatgctttcttctctcctcctccaggctTTGGTTTAATTCCTGTCTTTTAGATCTTAGGTTCCTTGGGAAAGTCTTTCTTAATCACTCAGGCTGGCTTACATGATCCTTCTATGTGTCACCACAGCGTGCGTGATTTAATTCTATTGCAACTGAACTGTAATTGCCTGTTTACTGTGTGTTCCTCTAACTAGAATGTTAAGTTCCATGAGGTTAAGGACTGTGCCTGTTCATTGTTGTATCACTGACATTTAGGGTCACAGATGCTCAGGAAATAACCGCTGAATAATCAAAACAGATAGAATGAACTTTGACTCTCCTAAAAGCTATGGCATCTGGATACCACATCTCTTTAAGTAGGTAACAGTGTCTTTGTATAGTACTTTGCAGATTTATGGAGCACAATATAATTGACTTCATTTTCccaccattttattttgaaaaatttgaatacataataagtaatgataataataacaataatgaaaagtAATGTTTTTACAGAAAGATagtgtatttataatttatgcagtgtTTTTTAAACTAAGTTACCTGCTATTTGACCTTGGGTAAAGCATTTAAACTCCTTGCTCTTCTGTTTTTTCACCCAAGAAATACAAGGCTTTGAAACGGTTGAGTTCAGC includes these proteins:
- the HS3ST5 gene encoding heparan sulfate glucosamine 3-O-sulfotransferase 5, with product MLFKQQAWLRQKLLVLGSLAVGSLLYLVARVGSLDRLQPICPIEGRFGARGQAEFPLRALQFKRGLLHEFRKGNASKEQVRLHDLVQQLPKAIIIGVRKGGTRALLEMLNLHPAVVKASQEIHFFDNDENYAKGIEWYRKKMPFSYPQQITIEKSPAYFITEEVPERIYKMNSSIKLLIIVREPTTRAISDYTQVLEGKERKNKTYYKFEKLAIDPNTCEVNTKYKAVRTSIYTKHLERWLKYFPIEQFHIVDGDRLITEPLPELQLVEKFLNLPPRISQYNLYFNATRGFYCLRFNIIFNKCLAGSKGRIHPEVDPSVITKLRKFFHPFNQKFYQITGRTLNWP